A stretch of DNA from Actinomycetota bacterium:
TCGTCGGCAACGATGGTCCCGATCCTCTCGCCGCAAAGAACGCGGGTGATGTTGCCCGGCACGGTCATGTTGAACACGATGATGGGGAGGCGGTTGTCCATGCACAGCGACACCGCCGTGGCGTCCATGACCCTGAGCCCTTGCTGCAGCACCTCGATGTAATCCAGGGAGGCGTACATCACCGCCTCCGGGTTGAGCATGGGGTCCGAATCGTAGACCCCGTTGACCATGGTGGCCTTGAGGATGGCCTCGGCGCCTATCTCCAGGGCGCGCAGGGCGGCGGTGGTGTCGGTGGTGAAATAGGGGTTTCCCGTGCCGGCGGCGAAGATGACCACCCTTCCCTTCTCCAGATGGCGGATGGCCCTGCGCCTGATGTAGGGCTCGGCCACCGCCTGCATCTCGATGGCCGACTGCACGCGGGTGAAGACGCCCCGCTTCTCCAGGGCGTCCTGCA
This window harbors:
- a CDS encoding UMP kinase, yielding MAEGERPTPLYRRALIKLSGEAFMGRLEYGIDPETVGVIADELAEVNRLGVQIAVVVGGGNIFRGMAASARGMDRAAADYVGMLATVMNSLVLQDALEKRGVFTRVQSAIEMQAVAEPYIRRRAIRHLEKGRVVIFAAGTGNPYFTTDTTAALRALEIGAEAILKATMVNGVYDSDPMLNPEAVMYASLDYIEVLQQGLRVMDATAVSLCMDNRLPIIVFNMTVPGNITRVLCGERIGTIVADEKDKGEKQC